One window from the genome of Cryptomeria japonica chromosome 6, Sugi_1.0, whole genome shotgun sequence encodes:
- the LOC131876730 gene encoding anthocyanidin-3-O-glucoside rhamnosyltransferase-like: protein MNKGARHREVRILDARMGEETKLRIVMLPWLAQGHINLSINLSKALASHGDVKVWIVSIPVNISRIRSRLQEEPIHLLELPLPSVDGLPPGVECTADIKPESAHLLHRAFDQLDKPFESLLRRLSPNGPAAH, encoded by the coding sequence ATGAATAAGGGAGCACGCCATAGAGAAGTGCGAATCCTGGATGCAAGAATGGGAGAAGAGACAAAACTTCGCATAGTGATGCTGCCGTGGTTGGCACAAGGTCATATTAATCTTTCCATAAATCTTTCCAAGGCCTTGGCAAGCCATGGGGACGTAAAAGTCTGGATCGTATCAATCCCTGTCAATATATCCCGAATCAGATCTCGCTTGCAGGAGGAACCCATCCACCTGTTGGAGTTGCCATTGCCCTCTGTCGACGGACTTCCCCCTGGCGTCGAATGCACAGCAGACATAAAACCAGAATCAGCCCATCTCCTTCACAGGGCATTCGATCAACTGGACAAGCCGTTTGAGAGTCTTTTACGGCGACTTTCGCCAAATGGGCCAGCCGCACACTAA
- the LOC131036236 gene encoding anthocyanidin-3-O-glucoside rhamnosyltransferase-like — MFKPAGHVLVCAATVASHLDIPSFAFSVYSPASFAYFVGHCKAAESSRDMKAEDLTQSPTDYPLPIISWRRFEARLVLSNFIAFADRVWACCQQSCGIVIKSCFEEEDKYLQHLNHLTGKPVISIGPLMILEDAAPREDTSGNYLIEWLDKQRPSSVLFVAFGSESFLSAEQIRELAVALEDIGLPFLWSLRSSDVTSSALSLLPEGFEGRTRDRGLVVGGWVPQVSIISHPSVGSYVTQGGWSSVMEAWLYSGLPLVLIPLRHDQGLNCRQIALELNAGIEVERNEEGCFSREDVCKAVLMVMGKGEKGEQIRSRVRELRGVIALNRERQQAYMRELVNHMKEFLISRNVKYVQPKLVYDYQLALKGGVRVKYIGKYL, encoded by the coding sequence atgtttaagccaGCCGGGCATGTATTGGTGTGCGCTGCGACGGTGGCCTCCCACCTGGACATACCGAGCTTTGCGTTCTCCGTCTACAGTCCGGCGTCGTTCGCTTATTTTGTCGGCCATTGCAAGGCAGCAGAGAGTAGCAGGGACATGAAGGCGGAAGATTTGACCCAATCTCCGACGGATTATCCGCTGCCTATCATCTCATGGAGACGGTTCGAAGCGCGCCTCGTCTTGAGCAACTTCATTGCATTCGCCGACCGTGTGTGGGCGTGTTGCCAGCAGTCGTGTGGAATAGTGATAAAGTCGTGCTTTGAAGAGGAGGACAAGTATCTGCAACACTTAAACCATCTCACCGGAAAGCCAGTGATTTCCATTGGTCCATTAATGATTCTTGAAGACGCTGCGCCAAGGGAGGATACGTCTGGAAATTACCTGATAGAGTGGCTGGATAAGCAACGACCCTCGTCGGTTTTGTTTGTAGCCTTCGGAAGCGAGTCGTTTCTGTCGGCGGAGCAGATAAGGGAATTGGCGGTGGCACTGGAGGACATCGGGCTGCCCTTTCTCTGGTCTTTGCGATCTTCTGACGTGACGTCCTCTGCGTTGTCGTTGTTGCCCGAGGGTTTTGAAGGCCGGACACGTGACCGGGGGCTGGTCGTTGGCGGTTGGGTGCCTCAGGTGAGTATCATTTCCCATCCTTCCGTGGGAAGCTATGTGACCCAGGGCGGGTGGAGCTCGGTGATGGAAGCATGGCTCTACTCCGGTTTACCGCTGGTTTTAATTCCGTTGCGGCATGACCAGGGTCTTAACTGTCGACAGATTGCGCTGGAATTGAACGCGGGAATTGAGGTGGAGAGGAATGAGGAGGGGTGTTTTAGCAGGGAGGACGTATGTAAGGCAGTTTTGATGGTGATGGGTAAAGGAGAGAAAGGGGAGCAGATTCGATCGAGGGTGAGAGAACTACGTGGTGTTATAGCACTCAACAGAGAACGTCAACAGGCGTATATGAGAGAGCTAGTTAACCACATGAAGGAGTTTCTCATTTCGCGTAATGTAAAGTATGTGCAGCCAAAACTTGTTTACGACTATCAACTTGCACTGAAAGGAGGTGTAAGGGTTAAGTATATAGGGAAGTATTTGTAA